A single Stigmatopora argus isolate UIUO_Sarg chromosome 7, RoL_Sarg_1.0, whole genome shotgun sequence DNA region contains:
- the LOC144076938 gene encoding voltage-dependent calcium channel gamma-5 subunit, with product MSLCGRKVLTLLSSVFAVCGLGLLGIAVSTDYWLYLEEGVILPVNQSTEIRMSLHSGLWRVCFLAGEEKGRCFTIEYVMPTKVQMTSESTVSVLKMIRSATPFPLVSLFFMFIGFVLSNIGHIRPHRTILAFVSGIFFILSGLSLVVGLVLYISNINDEMLNRTKSNETYFSYKYGWSFAFAAISFLLTEAAGVMSVYLFMKRYTAEEMYRPHQGFYRPRLSNCSDYSGQFLHPDAWAGRGRSPSSISSEASLQMNSSNYPALLKCPEYEQMSSSPC from the exons ATGAGCCTATGCGGCAGGAAGGTGCTGACGTTGCTGAGCAGCGTGTTCGCTGTTTGCGGCCTGGGCCTGTTGGGCATCGCCGTAAGCACCGACTACTGGCTTTACCTGGAGGAGGGCGTCATCCTCCCGGTCAACCAGAGCACCGAAATACGCATGTCGCTACACTCTGGCCTCTGGAGGGTCTGTTTTCTGGCAG GGGAGGAGAAAGGTCGCTGCTTCACCATTGAATATGTGATGCCGACTAAAGTCCAGATGACTTCCGAGTCCACAGTTAGTGTCCTAA AAATGATCCGTTCAGCCACACCCTTTCCACTGGTCAGCCTATTCTTCATGTTCATTGGTTTCGTCCTCAGCAACATTGGTCACATTCGACCACATCGCACCATCCTGGCCTTTGTTTCAGGAATTTTTTTCATCCTATCAG GTCTGTCTCTGGTCGTTGGTCTCGTATTATACATCTCAAACATCAACGACGAAATGTTGAATCGGACCAAAAGTAACGAAACATACTTCAGCTACAAGTATGGATGGTCGTTCGCATTTGCTGCCATTTCTTTCCTCCTGACGGAG GCGGCCGGCGTGATGTCCGTGTACCTATTCATGAAGCGCTACACGGCCGAGGAGATGTACCGGCCCCACCAGGGCTTCTACCGGCCACGCCTCAGCAACTGCTCGGACTACTCGGGCCAGTTCCTTCACCCAGACGCCTGGGCCGGACGCGGCCGAAGCCCCTCGTCCATCTCTTCCGAGGCCTCCCTCCAGATGAACTCCTCCAACTACCCCGCTCTCCTCAAGTGTCCCGAGTACGAGCAGATGTCTTCCTCGCCGTGCTGA